In Kordia antarctica, the following proteins share a genomic window:
- a CDS encoding DNA gyrase/topoisomerase IV subunit A: MEEHNEELHAENQQHENNAQETITKVTGMYKDWFLDYASYVILERAVPAIEDGFKPVQRRIMHSMKDLDDGRYSKVANIVGHTMQYHPHGDASIADAMVQIGQKDILIDTQGNWGNILTGDRAAASRYIEARLSKFALEVVYSPKITEWQLSYDGRKNEPVNLPVKFPLLLAQGAEGIAVGLSTKILPHNFLEVIDASIKHLQGKRFVILPDFPTSGIMDASNYNDGLRGGKVRVRAKISQLDKNTLVITEIPFGTNTSSLIESILKANDKGKIKVKKIEDNTAADVEILVHLPSNLSPDKTIDALYAFTNCESSISPLGCIISENRPLFIGVSEMLRRSTDHTVELLKSELEIQLEELQEQWHFASLERIFIENRIYREIEEEETWQGVINAIDEGLKPFITHLRRAVTEEDIVRLTEIRIKRISKFDIDKAQQKIDALEDSIAEVRHHLANLITYAIDYFTRLKTQYGKGRERKTEIRIFDDVDASKVVIRNTKLYVNREEGFIGTSLKKDEYVADCADIDDIIVFTRDGKMQVTKVDAKTFIGKNIIHIAIFKKKDKRTIYNMIYRDGKSGASYIKRFAVTSVTRDKEYDLTQGKKGSMATYFSANPNGEAEVVTILLRQAGSIKKLKWDIDFADLGIKGRAVKGNIVTKYSIKRIELKEKGVSTLKPRKIWFDDTVQRLNVDGRGELIGEFRGEDRLLIINQKGELKTILPELTAHFDSDMIVMEKWNPNKPISAIYFDGEKERYYIKRFLVENSSKVEQFITDHPKSQLEIVMTDWRPMAEIVFYKQRGKDQKPDMEVNLEEFISVKGIKALGNQLTADKVRQINVLESLPYEEEIEVPAEEIEVVDEETVKGAENGEKPSTDDDDSDEKPPIAGDGQIGLF; the protein is encoded by the coding sequence ATGGAAGAACATAACGAAGAATTACATGCTGAAAATCAGCAACATGAAAACAATGCGCAAGAAACCATTACCAAAGTTACAGGCATGTACAAAGACTGGTTTTTGGACTATGCGTCTTATGTAATTTTAGAAAGAGCTGTGCCGGCAATTGAAGATGGTTTCAAACCTGTACAGCGACGTATTATGCATTCAATGAAAGATTTGGATGATGGACGTTACAGCAAAGTTGCCAATATTGTCGGTCATACCATGCAATATCACCCACACGGAGATGCCAGTATTGCGGATGCAATGGTGCAAATTGGTCAAAAAGATATCTTAATCGATACGCAAGGAAACTGGGGAAACATTCTCACCGGCGACAGAGCGGCGGCTTCTCGTTATATAGAAGCACGTTTATCAAAATTTGCATTAGAAGTTGTATACAGCCCAAAAATTACGGAATGGCAATTGTCGTATGACGGACGTAAAAACGAACCTGTAAATCTTCCCGTAAAATTTCCGTTACTCTTAGCGCAAGGTGCCGAAGGAATTGCGGTTGGTTTATCTACCAAAATATTACCACATAACTTTTTAGAAGTCATTGACGCTTCCATCAAGCATTTACAGGGAAAACGTTTCGTAATTCTGCCAGATTTCCCAACATCGGGAATCATGGACGCAAGCAATTACAATGACGGTTTGCGTGGCGGAAAAGTGCGTGTGCGTGCTAAAATTTCGCAACTAGACAAAAATACTTTAGTCATTACTGAAATTCCTTTCGGAACAAATACATCGTCACTAATTGAATCGATTTTAAAGGCGAATGACAAGGGAAAAATTAAAGTCAAAAAGATTGAAGATAACACGGCTGCCGATGTAGAAATATTGGTGCATTTGCCGAGTAATCTCTCTCCAGATAAAACAATTGATGCATTATATGCTTTTACGAATTGTGAAAGTTCTATTTCGCCATTAGGTTGTATCATTTCTGAGAATAGACCTTTATTTATTGGTGTTTCAGAAATGTTACGCAGATCAACAGATCATACGGTTGAATTGCTAAAATCGGAATTAGAAATTCAATTAGAAGAATTACAAGAACAATGGCATTTTGCTTCGTTGGAACGAATTTTCATCGAAAACAGAATCTATCGTGAAATAGAAGAAGAAGAAACTTGGCAAGGTGTTATAAACGCTATTGATGAAGGTTTGAAGCCATTTATTACACATTTAAGACGTGCCGTAACGGAAGAAGATATTGTTCGGTTGACCGAAATTCGAATCAAGCGGATTTCTAAATTTGATATTGACAAAGCGCAACAAAAAATTGATGCTTTAGAAGATTCTATTGCTGAAGTAAGACATCATTTGGCAAATCTAATTACATATGCAATTGATTATTTTACACGATTAAAAACTCAATACGGAAAAGGAAGAGAGCGTAAAACAGAAATCAGAATCTTTGATGATGTTGACGCGAGTAAAGTTGTCATTCGGAACACAAAACTCTATGTAAATAGGGAAGAAGGCTTCATCGGAACTTCCTTAAAGAAAGATGAATATGTAGCCGATTGTGCTGATATTGATGACATTATCGTATTTACACGCGATGGAAAAATGCAAGTCACAAAAGTAGATGCCAAAACATTTATTGGTAAAAACATCATTCATATTGCCATCTTCAAGAAAAAAGACAAACGTACCATTTATAACATGATTTATCGTGATGGAAAAAGTGGCGCGAGTTATATAAAACGTTTTGCTGTGACAAGCGTGACACGCGATAAAGAATACGATTTAACGCAAGGAAAAAAAGGTTCCATGGCTACGTATTTTTCTGCAAATCCAAATGGAGAAGCAGAAGTTGTTACGATACTTTTACGTCAAGCGGGAAGCATTAAAAAGTTAAAATGGGATATTGATTTTGCCGATTTAGGTATTAAAGGTAGAGCAGTAAAAGGGAATATTGTTACGAAATATTCGATCAAACGAATCGAACTTAAAGAAAAAGGAGTTTCTACTTTAAAACCACGTAAAATATGGTTTGATGATACGGTGCAACGTTTAAATGTTGATGGAAGAGGCGAACTGATCGGCGAATTTAGAGGAGAAGATCGTTTGTTAATTATCAATCAAAAAGGTGAACTCAAAACCATTTTACCTGAATTGACGGCGCATTTTGATAGTGATATGATTGTCATGGAAAAATGGAATCCGAACAAACCAATTTCAGCAATTTATTTTGATGGAGAAAAAGAACGGTATTACATAAAACGTTTCTTGGTAGAAAATTCATCGAAAGTAGAACAATTCATTACCGATCATCCAAAATCGCAACTAGAAATTGTCATGACGGATTGGCGACCAATGGCGGAAATCGTTTTTTACAAGCAACGTGGAAAAGATCAAAAACCTGACATGGAAGTGAATTTGGAAGAATTTATCTCTGTAAAAGGAATCAAAGCACTTGGAAATCAATTAACTGCTGATAAAGTGCGTCAAATCAATGTATTGGAATCTTTGCCCTACGAAGAAGAAATTGAAGTTCCTGCAGAAGAAATAGAAGTTGTAGATGAAGAAACCGTAAAAGGCGCAGAAAACGGTGAAAAACCTTCAACTGACGATGATGATTCCGATGAAAAACCACCAATTGCGGGTGATGGACAAATAGGATTATTTTAG
- a CDS encoding GIN domain-containing protein yields the protein MKKQILTAIILLVTISAFAQKKEKIKGNREVTTVIYELDSFTTLVVNEELEVTLINGSTPQVEISTDENLHEVFNVNVVNGTLTISTSKEIRSSKKLEIFVTISEDLERIHAEGDAELKSLTTLNIKKVEINAMGSSKLDLRIKSDSLAINGYRNSKHQYQINTRELIVTAFEDSKIKANVTATKVTSQVEFGEVKLQGQTDVLYLEVKEKGEFIAPTFKTREVSVTSTEQAKVVVNVTEKITIDAHDNSEIELLGSPASIIMYKFEGEALLRKIDENKKGFLKRIF from the coding sequence ATGAAAAAACAAATACTTACTGCAATTATATTATTAGTAACAATTTCCGCTTTCGCACAGAAGAAAGAAAAAATTAAAGGAAATCGTGAAGTTACGACTGTTATTTACGAATTGGATTCATTTACAACCTTAGTCGTAAATGAAGAACTTGAAGTTACACTCATCAACGGTTCTACGCCGCAAGTAGAAATTAGTACAGACGAAAATTTACACGAAGTATTCAACGTCAATGTTGTTAATGGAACGCTTACTATTTCAACATCTAAAGAAATTAGAAGCAGTAAAAAGTTAGAGATTTTCGTGACAATTTCAGAAGATTTAGAACGAATTCATGCAGAAGGCGATGCAGAATTAAAGTCATTGACAACACTAAATATCAAGAAAGTTGAAATAAATGCTATGGGAAGTTCAAAACTGGATTTGAGAATAAAGTCAGATTCTTTGGCGATTAACGGCTACAGAAATTCGAAACATCAATATCAAATTAATACAAGAGAATTGATTGTAACAGCTTTTGAAGATTCAAAAATCAAAGCCAACGTAACTGCTACGAAAGTCACTTCGCAAGTTGAATTTGGAGAAGTGAAACTACAAGGACAAACAGACGTTTTGTATTTGGAAGTGAAGGAAAAAGGTGAATTTATTGCGCCAACTTTTAAAACAAGAGAAGTTAGTGTGACGTCAACCGAACAAGCAAAAGTGGTTGTAAATGTAACGGAGAAAATTACGATTGACGCGCATGACAATTCAGAAATTGAATTGTTAGGAAGTCCAGCTTCAATTATTATGTATAAATTTGAAGGAGAAGCGTTGTTGCGTAAAATTGACGAAAACAAGAAAGGTTTTTTGAAACGAATATTCTAG
- a CDS encoding tetratricopeptide repeat protein: MTKNWVFISIGIGIISGIIAYLFVQNWKLSLVVTILVTVISLVFNPKLFYARISLFAFSALIGLNKFSFEFIGKILDIDFKIQNDTANTTTTIVLFIITILCLILFFLERNDKLKGTFLDFSSKDNKKASIDITGDGNIVTVIQSNDAIRKKEATVELYTSNTEEKINDLQQRLKDKVKIEGLLDKEVLKLSQELEELKKERDRLEQEVENIIDKNKSEDLVKESDTYKQVFKLFSKGNIDKALNELEDDKLEIEEIKTSNNRKQESKLRMLKAQMLRVKHNYKEAGENYEKAVNLHGSYENCFEVAHYFQFINEFKKAEKYYYKCLDKVTSKAEKATTLNNLGVLQSDQNEHAKAEKSYQEALLIRRELTKLNPQTYLPKVGTTLNNLGSLQSDQNEYTKAEKSYEEALIIYRELAEVNPQTYLPDVGMILNNLGVLQRAQNEFKKLRNRMKKLY, encoded by the coding sequence ATGACAAAAAACTGGGTTTTCATTTCTATCGGAATAGGAATTATTAGTGGAATAATTGCGTACTTGTTTGTTCAAAATTGGAAACTTTCTTTAGTAGTCACAATTCTTGTTACTGTAATTAGTTTGGTATTTAACCCGAAACTTTTCTATGCAAGAATTTCGCTGTTTGCATTTTCTGCTTTAATTGGTTTAAATAAATTCTCATTTGAATTTATTGGAAAAATACTAGACATAGATTTCAAAATACAAAATGATACAGCCAATACAACCACAACGATTGTATTGTTTATAATTACCATACTATGTTTGATACTTTTCTTTTTGGAGCGAAATGATAAACTGAAAGGAACATTTTTAGACTTTTCATCGAAAGATAATAAGAAGGCATCTATTGATATTACAGGAGACGGAAATATCGTAACAGTTATTCAATCAAATGACGCAATACGAAAGAAAGAAGCAACCGTTGAACTTTACACATCTAACACTGAGGAAAAAATCAACGATTTACAACAACGATTAAAAGACAAAGTAAAAATTGAAGGTTTATTAGATAAAGAAGTATTGAAATTATCTCAAGAACTTGAAGAATTAAAGAAAGAAAGAGATCGATTAGAGCAAGAAGTTGAAAATATTATTGATAAAAATAAATCCGAAGATTTAGTAAAAGAATCTGATACTTATAAACAAGTTTTTAAATTGTTCTCAAAAGGAAATATAGATAAAGCTTTAAATGAATTAGAGGATGATAAATTAGAAATAGAGGAGATAAAGACTTCAAATAATAGAAAACAAGAGTCTAAATTACGTATGCTAAAAGCACAAATGCTTCGTGTAAAACATAACTACAAAGAAGCAGGAGAAAATTATGAGAAAGCAGTAAATCTCCATGGGAGCTATGAAAACTGTTTTGAAGTCGCTCATTATTTTCAATTTATAAATGAATTTAAAAAAGCAGAAAAATATTATTATAAATGCTTGGACAAAGTAACTTCTAAAGCAGAAAAAGCAACTACCTTAAATAATTTAGGGGTTTTACAAAGTGATCAAAATGAACATGCAAAAGCTGAGAAATCGTATCAAGAAGCTTTGTTAATCAGAAGAGAATTAACCAAATTAAATCCACAAACATATTTACCAAAAGTTGGAACGACCTTAAATAATTTGGGAAGTTTACAAAGCGATCAAAATGAATATACAAAAGCTGAGAAATCGTATGAAGAAGCTTTAATAATTTATAGAGAATTAGCCGAAGTAAACCCACAGACATATCTACCAGACGTTG